Proteins encoded by one window of Vigna radiata var. radiata cultivar VC1973A chromosome 5, Vradiata_ver6, whole genome shotgun sequence:
- the LOC106759639 gene encoding 20 kDa chaperonin, chloroplastic produces the protein MASTQLTAIASSVPTTSFERLRPSTFQMGRVRIGNLPQRSFRGLVVKAATVVAPKYTAIKPLGDRVLIKVKEAEEKTDGGILLPSTAQTKPQGGEVVAVGEGKTVGKSKVDVSVKTGAQVVYSKYAGTEVEFNGTKHLIVKDDDIVGILETDDIKELKPLNDRVLIKVAEAEEKTAGGLLLTEATKEKPSIGTVIAVGPGQLDDEGNRKPLSVTPGNTVLYSKYAGNDFKGKDGDYITLRVSDVIAVLS, from the exons ATGGCCAGCACTCAGCTCACAGCAATAGCGTCATCAGTCCCTACGACATCGTTTGAAAGGCTTCGGCCTTCGACATTTCAGATGGGCCGTGTGAGGATTGGCAATCTTCCCCAGAGGTCTTTCAGGGGGTTGGTAGTTAAAGCTGCCACTGTTGTTGCCCCTAAG TACACCGCAATTAAGCCTCTGGGTGACAGAGTACTGATAAAAGTTAAGGAAGCAGAAGAGAAAACTGACGGTGGGATTTTGCTTCCCTCAACCGCTCAAACTAAGCCTCAAGGGGGTGAGGTGGTTGCTGTTGGTGAAGGAAAGACAGTTGGGAAGTCAAAAGTAGATGTTAGTGTGAAG ACTGGTGCGCAAGTTGTGTATTCTAAATATGCTGGTACTGAGGTAGAATTCAATGGTACAAAGCATCTTATTGTGAAGGATGATGACATTGTCGGTATCCTTGAAACCGATGACATCAAGGAACTTAAACCCTTGAATGATAGAGTCCTCATAAAG GTTGCTGAAGCCGAGGAAAAAACTGCTGGTGGTTTGTTACTTACTGAAGCAACCAAGGAGAAGCCTTCTATTGGAACA GTGATAGCAGTTGGTCCAGGGCAATTGGACGATGAAGGCAACAGAAAACCATTGTCCGTGACTCCGGGGAACACAGTATTGTACTCCAAATATGCTGGAAATGACTTCAAGGGCAAAGATGGTGACTATATTACCTTGAGGGTCTCAGATGTCATTGCTGTCCTCTCCTAG